Proteins encoded by one window of Ignavibacteriales bacterium:
- the rplU gene encoding 50S ribosomal protein L21 translates to MFAVVEIAGQQYKVTKADKVIVPLQETKVGSKVTFDKVLLVGDDSQTKLGTPYISGASIEAKVLSHVKDDKVLVFKKKKRKGYKVLKGHRQQYTEIEITKVS, encoded by the coding sequence ATGTTCGCGGTAGTCGAAATCGCAGGCCAGCAGTATAAAGTAACGAAAGCCGACAAGGTTATCGTCCCTCTACAGGAGACCAAAGTCGGATCAAAAGTCACCTTCGACAAGGTTTTGCTTGTCGGCGACGACAGCCAGACAAAGCTCGGGACGCCTTATATTTCCGGCGCCTCGATCGAAGCGAAGGTCCTGAGTCATGTCAAGGATGACAAGGTGCTCGTGTTCAAGAAGAAGAAGCGGAAAGGCTACAAGGTTCTCAAGGGTCATCGTCAACAATACACCGAAATTGAAATTACAAAAGTATCCTAG
- the add gene encoding adenosine deaminase yields MIDTESFIRKMPKVELHVHLEGSVRPTTFLELAKRHHIALPADTIEGLRKWYVFRDFSHFIEIYMAISSCLRTPEDIELITREFLIGQAEQNIVYSEVTFTPYNQLLNCRLGMHEQLDAVNIARAWGEKALGVRMGVIVDIPRERSSEAALTVARFVVDRYGDGIIAQGLGGPEQKNPASKFRRAFETVHEAGVPCVVHAGETDGPLSIWNAIEVAKPRRIGHGVRCIEDPRLMDYLKQTQLPLEVCPTSNICLGVFPSIEQHCLPRLLEYGLKVTLNSDDPPLFNTTLTDEFLAASRYFGLDAGRIKRLLLDAVEVSLLAESERRSMRGVFIEEFSKLESRSS; encoded by the coding sequence ACTCGCGAAGCGTCATCACATCGCGTTGCCCGCGGACACGATTGAGGGGCTGCGCAAATGGTATGTATTTCGTGACTTCAGTCATTTCATCGAAATCTATATGGCGATTTCGAGCTGCCTGCGGACACCTGAGGACATCGAACTCATCACCCGCGAGTTCCTCATTGGTCAGGCGGAGCAGAACATCGTCTACAGCGAGGTGACGTTTACGCCATACAACCAGCTCCTGAACTGCAGGCTCGGTATGCACGAGCAGCTCGACGCTGTCAACATAGCCCGGGCGTGGGGAGAAAAGGCACTGGGTGTCCGGATGGGCGTGATTGTGGATATCCCGCGCGAACGCTCGTCAGAGGCTGCGCTCACGGTAGCCCGGTTTGTCGTTGACCGATACGGAGACGGGATCATAGCGCAGGGACTCGGAGGGCCGGAACAGAAGAATCCTGCTTCAAAGTTTCGCCGTGCGTTCGAAACAGTTCATGAGGCCGGGGTCCCCTGCGTTGTGCACGCAGGCGAAACTGACGGTCCCCTGAGCATTTGGAACGCGATAGAAGTGGCAAAGCCCCGGAGGATCGGGCACGGTGTCCGCTGTATCGAGGATCCCAGGCTTATGGACTATCTGAAGCAAACTCAGCTGCCATTGGAAGTCTGCCCCACCAGCAACATCTGCCTTGGTGTCTTTCCTTCCATCGAGCAGCACTGTCTGCCAAGGCTCCTGGAATACGGACTGAAGGTGACGCTCAACAGCGACGACCCCCCGTTGTTCAATACTACATTGACCGATGAATTCCTTGCCGCTAGCAGGTATTTCGGTCTGGACGCGGGCCGCATCAAACGCCTTTTGCTGGATGCCGTCGAGGTCAGCCTTCTGGCTGAATCGGAGAGGCGCTCGATGCGGGGGGTGTTTATCGAGGAATTCTCAAAGCTCGAATCCCGAAGCTCGTAA
- the mdh gene encoding malate dehydrogenase gives MKITVIGAGNVGATTAQRLADKELANEVVLIDVIEGMPQGKGLDMYEAAPVGGTDTPVIGTNSYDATANSDIIVITAGIARKPGMSRDDLQNTNAGIVKSVTEQATAKSPNAILVVVSNPLDVMTYVAWKVSGFPRHRVMGMAGVLDSARFRTFISMELKVSVEDVTAFVLGGHGDSMVPLPRYSTVAGIPLPDLMDQATIDRLVKRTRDGGIEIVNFLKTGSAYYAPSAAAVQMVEAIVKDKKRILPSAVLLQGEYGMSDVVVGVPIKIGAKGMEEIIQIKLTADEQAALNKSAADVKASIAKLSI, from the coding sequence ATGAAGATCACCGTCATTGGTGCAGGCAACGTTGGCGCCACAACAGCGCAGCGCCTTGCCGACAAGGAGCTTGCGAACGAGGTTGTGCTTATTGATGTTATCGAGGGGATGCCTCAGGGCAAGGGACTCGACATGTATGAGGCAGCCCCGGTCGGAGGGACCGACACACCGGTCATCGGCACCAACTCATATGACGCGACGGCTAATTCCGACATTATCGTGATCACGGCAGGAATTGCCCGAAAGCCAGGCATGAGCCGTGACGACCTCCAGAACACCAACGCAGGTATCGTCAAGTCGGTCACGGAGCAGGCCACCGCCAAATCTCCAAATGCAATTCTCGTTGTCGTCTCCAATCCGCTCGATGTCATGACATACGTTGCCTGGAAGGTCAGCGGGTTCCCGCGCCACCGGGTCATGGGTATGGCGGGTGTTCTGGACTCAGCCCGATTTCGCACATTCATCTCGATGGAGCTCAAAGTCTCCGTTGAAGATGTGACCGCGTTCGTTTTGGGGGGGCATGGTGATTCAATGGTTCCACTGCCGCGCTATTCGACTGTGGCCGGAATACCGTTGCCGGACTTGATGGACCAGGCCACTATTGACCGGCTTGTGAAGCGTACACGCGACGGCGGCATCGAAATCGTCAACTTCCTGAAGACGGGAAGCGCATATTACGCCCCATCCGCGGCTGCTGTGCAGATGGTCGAAGCGATCGTGAAGGACAAGAAGCGCATTCTCCCGAGCGCGGTGTTGCTGCAGGGTGAATATGGGATGAGTGACGTCGTGGTCGGTGTCCCAATCAAGATCGGCGCGAAAGGCATGGAAGAGATCATTCAGATCAAGCTGACCGCAGATGAACAGGCAGCGTTGAATAAGTCAGCAGCTGACGTAAAAGCGAGTATCGCGAAGCTCAGCATCTGA
- the rpmA gene encoding 50S ribosomal protein L27 encodes MAHKKGGGSSRNGRDSNAQRLGVKRFGGQVVSAGSILVRQRGTKMHPGTNVGIGSDDTLFALINGVVKFERFGKTKQRVSVYPPSA; translated from the coding sequence ATGGCTCATAAAAAAGGTGGTGGAAGTTCGCGCAATGGACGTGACAGCAATGCCCAACGTCTTGGGGTAAAGCGGTTCGGCGGTCAAGTTGTTTCTGCCGGCAGCATCCTTGTCCGTCAGAGGGGAACCAAGATGCATCCCGGGACGAACGTCGGCATCGGCAGCGATGATACACTTTTCGCTCTGATCAACGGCGTAGTGAAGTTCGAACGGTTCGGAAAGACGAAGCAACGCGTAAGCGTCTATCCACCGTCAGCGTAA